One Watersipora subatra chromosome 4, tzWatSuba1.1, whole genome shotgun sequence genomic window carries:
- the LOC137394534 gene encoding gastrula zinc finger protein XlCGF57.1-like yields the protein MVVFTRGITDNFEIIEEFLDLASVSSTTTGQDICHQVVKLMDKFELDPSRLAGLTTDGAPSMTGKINGFTKKFLDAISSPEVVVNHYAEVEVQPGDSSINSDSDEGVAEVITKPGSDGGADNPYPTGKNCGQKYFPRDQNDISGRLLCITAVKTKIKGLPARKPLQREIFSASFACCTHLATHMRKHTGGKPFQCNICSSGFNHRPSLTRHMKTHTGKKPFQCKICSSRFAQCGTLTDHMRTHTGEKPFQCKICSSQFAQCSTLTDHMRTHTGEKPFQCEICSSRFAQRSTLTDHMRVHTGEKTFPCKICSSNFAHRCNLTSHMRIHTGEKPFQCKICSSGFARCSTLTDHMRTHTGEKPFRCKICSSKFANRRYLTSHMRIHTGEKPFQCKICSSRYAERSNLTRHMKTHTGEKPFHCKICSSRFSQRCNLTRHMKTHT from the exons ATGGTTGTTTTTACACGAGGCATCACAgataattttgaaataattgaagAATTTTTAGACTTGGCCAGTGTGTCTTCAACAACCACTGGACAAGACATTTGCCACCAAGTAGTGAAGCTGATGGATAAGTTTGAACTGGACCCTTCTAGGCTTGCTGGCCTAACAACTGATGGGGCACCTTCGATGACAGGGAAAATTAATGGTTTCACCAAGAAATTCTTAGATGCCATAAGTTCGCCAGAGGTTGTGGTGAATCACT ATGCTGAGGTTGAAGTACAACCTGGTGATTCATCAATCAACAGTGACAGTGATGAAG GAGTTGCTGAAGTGATAACAAAACCAGGATCTGATGGTGGTGCTGATAATCCCTACCCAACTG GTAAAAATTGTGGACAGAAATACTTTCCAAGAGATCAAAATGATATATCTGGAAGATTGTTATGCATTACCGCTGtaaagacaaaaataaaaggTCTCCCTGCAAGGAAGCCTCTTCAGCGTGAGATATTCAGCGCTAGCTTTGCTTGCTGCACTCATCTAGCAACGCACATGAGAAAACACACTGGAGGAAAACCATTCCAGTGCAATATATGCAGTAGTGGCTTTAATCATCGTCCTAGTTTAACCAGACACATGAAGACTCATACTGGAaagaagccatttcagtgtaagatatgcagtagtcggtttgctcAATGCGGTACTCTCACAGATCATATGAGAACTCACACTGGAGAAaagccatttcagtgtaagatATGCAGTAGTCAGTTTGCTCAATGTAGTACTCTAACGGATCATATGAGAACGcacactggagagaagccatttcaatgtgagatatgcagtagtcggtttgctcAACGTAGTACTCTAACAGATCATATGAGAGTGCACACTGGAGAAAAAACATTTCCATGCAAGATATGCAGTAGTAATTTTGCTCATCGCTGTAATCTAACAAGTCATATGAGgattcatactggagagaagccatttcagtgtaagatATGCAGTAGTGGGTTTGCTCGTTGTAGTACTCTAACGGATCATatgaggactcacactggagaaaaaccattccGGTGCAAGATATGCAGTAGTAAATTTGCTAATCGCCGTTATCTAACAAGTCATATGAGgattcatactggagagaagccatttcagtgtaagatttgcagtagtcGGTATGCTGAACGCTCTAATTTAACAAGACACATGAAGACTCACAccggagagaagccatttcattGCAAGATTTGCAGTAGTCGGTTTTCTCAACGATGTAATTTAACAAGACACATGAAGACTCACACCTGA